TCTTAGGGTCAATAAATGAAACGCCATTACGCATATGTTGACGATTAATTCGTTTACGCATAATTTCATTTGCTTGAGCTAATGCAATTCGATCATTTACACCGATAGATTCTTCAAAATCATTCGTTTGATATGCAGCAACAATTTGCTCATTCTCTTTTAAAATTTCGATGATATCTGTTAAATAATATTCTCCTTGAGCATTATCAGTTGTAAGGTTATCTAGTGCTTTGAATAAAAGCTCGTTATCAAAACAATAAGTTCCTGTATTTATTTCTTTTACACGTGCTTCTTCAGGCGTTGCATCTTTTTGTTCGACAATTTTGTCTACAATACCTACATGATCGCGTAAGATACGGCCATAACCATTAGGATTATCTGCTTGAGCAGTTAAAATTGTGGCTGAAGCGCCCTTTGCTTGGTGATATTCAAATAGTTGATCCAAAGTTTCACTTGTTAAAAGCGGGGTATCTCCACTAATAACAAGCGTAGTGCCTTTTTTTCCTTTTAAGAAATCAGCTGCTTGCATGACTGCATGTCCTGTGCCTAATTGCTCAGCTTGGAGCGCATAATCACTTCTTGTATCAAGTTGAGCTTTTACTTCATCTGCACCGTGACCAACAATGGTAACAACTTCTTTAGGCTTAACTTCTTCTACGCGATTCATAATATGTTCGACCATTGGCTTACCGCAAACTGGATGTAATACTTTATATAGCTTTGATTTCATTCGTGTACCCTTACCAGCTGCTAAAATAATTGCGTAACGTTCGTCCACCTATCTCACTCCATTTTTATTTTTGCTTTTTTAAGTGTAGACCACTTGCTTGTACTTTTCAACCAGTGAAATAAAATTGTAGGTATACCAATTTTTATTCACCGAAAAAACGAACGATTTCTTCGTGAGCTGTATCCACAGAATCAGAAGCATGAATCAGGTTTCTCGTTTTATCTACTCCAAAATCTCCACGCAAACTTCCCATTTCTGCTTCCATAGGATCAGTAACCCCCACAATCTTTCTAGTCCTTGTAATGGCATTTTCCCCTTCAATTACCATCAAAAGTACCGGGCCTTCCATCATATAACTCATAAGTTTCGGAAAAAAAGGCTGCTCAATTAAATGATGATAATGTTCACGTAGCTGAGCTTGGGATAATTCTTCCTTTTTAATTTGAGAAATTTGTAACTGCTTATCTTCAAAACGTTGAATAATTCGTCCCGCTAAGGAACGTGTTAAGCCATCAGGTTTTATAATTACTAAGGTTTGTTCAATCATGATATTTTCCTCCTCATAAGCGCCCATTTTCTAGTTTGCTTTTTTTACTGTATCTTCTTCATCAAAATAATTGCCAGGAACCACTTGGATTGTTTTTGTTTGTGTATCAACATCTTTTACATATAATAATGAATCATAATCAGCAATTGCTCGCTTCCCTTTGAAATTCGCTTCTGCAAAAACGCTGACTCCAACTAATTCAGCATCAAATTCGTCAATAAGACCTTGCATCCCATTAATTGTTCCGCCGCCTTTCATAAAATCATCAACTACTAAGACACGAGAACCACGAGCTAAACTACGCTTGGATAATTCCATTTTTTCTATTCGTTCTGAAGAACCAGAAACGTAGTTCACACTCACTGTAGATCCTTCAGTGATTTTGGAGTCCCTCCGTACAATAACAAAAGGAGCATTTAAGTAATAAGAAACGGCTTGAGCGATGGGAACGCCTTTGGTTGCCACTGTCATGACAGCATCAACCTTTTCATTAATATATTTAGAAGCAATAATTCTTCCAACTTGCCGTAATAATTGCGGTTGTCCTAATAAGTCTGTCAAATAAACATAACCACCCGGCAATAAGCGATCTTGTTCAGATAAACGCTCAGCTAGTGCATCGATATATTCTTTAGCTTCTTTTCTTTCAATTACCGGGATAAAAACTACACCACCAGAAGCGCCTGGGATAGTTTC
This region of Tetragenococcus osmophilus genomic DNA includes:
- the glmU gene encoding bifunctional UDP-N-acetylglucosamine diphosphorylase/glucosamine-1-phosphate N-acetyltransferase GlmU produces the protein MDERYAIILAAGKGTRMKSKLYKVLHPVCGKPMVEHIMNRVEEVKPKEVVTIVGHGADEVKAQLDTRSDYALQAEQLGTGHAVMQAADFLKGKKGTTLVISGDTPLLTSETLDQLFEYHQAKGASATILTAQADNPNGYGRILRDHVGIVDKIVEQKDATPEEARVKEINTGTYCFDNELLFKALDNLTTDNAQGEYYLTDIIEILKENEQIVAAYQTNDFEESIGVNDRIALAQANEIMRKRINRQHMRNGVSFIDPKTTYIDDGVTIGAETIIEPGVALKGETTVGENCVITQNSQITDSVIEDQVTVKSSTIEKSVVHSQADVGPYAHLRPKAEVNQQAHVGNFVEIKNAVIGEKTKVGHLTYVGDATLGKEINVGCGTVFVNYDGKNKHHTTVGDHSFIGSAVNLIGPVNIASNSCLAAGSTITDDVNENDMAIARARQVNKEGYAKKLPFLQ
- the ndk gene encoding nucleoside-diphosphate kinase translates to MIEQTLVIIKPDGLTRSLAGRIIQRFEDKQLQISQIKKEELSQAQLREHYHHLIEQPFFPKLMSYMMEGPVLLMVIEGENAITRTRKIVGVTDPMEAEMGSLRGDFGVDKTRNLIHASDSVDTAHEEIVRFFGE
- the purR gene encoding pur operon repressor yields the protein MKIRRSERLIDMTHYLLEHPHELIPLTFFSKRYESAKSSISEDLAITKKTFKERGTGILETIPGASGGVVFIPVIERKEAKEYIDALAERLSEQDRLLPGGYVYLTDLLGQPQLLRQVGRIIASKYINEKVDAVMTVATKGVPIAQAVSYYLNAPFVIVRRDSKITEGSTVSVNYVSGSSERIEKMELSKRSLARGSRVLVVDDFMKGGGTINGMQGLIDEFDAELVGVSVFAEANFKGKRAIADYDSLLYVKDVDTQTKTIQVVPGNYFDEEDTVKKAN